The Paenibacillus dendritiformis region AATATGATAGATTTTCGTATTGACACAGTAAAAGCAAAAAAATGGGGAGAGAAAAAATATTCCCGCTGGAAATCCGCATTAACGGAGAATGAAAAAAGACAAATTACGGACTATACCAAAAACGCCAATCCTATAAACAGTTATCTTAGAGAAAATAACGGCAACTTAGGGGCCAATCCTAATATGGACGAGAAAATTGAATTATTGGACAAAGCATTATATAAGTCAAAATTAAATGATACCATAACCGTATATCGTGGGACGGACGGAATCATTTTCGGAGAAGAATTCCAGACCACTTTAATGAAGGGGAATAAAGTTAATGAGGAGGTGGCCAGGAAGATCAAAGGACAATTCGAAGGCACTATGTTATTGGAGCGGGGCTACTTAAGCACATCAATCGTTCTTGGGAACAATTTTCTGGCAAGAAACGTTCTTATAGAACTAAAGGTTCCTAAAGGAGAGAGTGCCGGGTATGTAGATCCAATTAGCTATTTTCCTGGCCAACTTGAGATGTTATTGCCCAGGAATACTCAATATTATATTGATAATATAAGGACGATTGTTAATGGCGGATCACAAAGATTAAAAGTTGAAGCTAGAATCATAAGATAGAATCTTTGGCTTTGAGACATCGGAAGATGAGAATGATGAAGCCGGCTGCTGATGCAGTCGGCTTCCGTCTCTATATTGTTATTTCCTTAAGGCGCTTTTCCCTGTACTGTACAATCCGCAAGAGGTGAGGCCACAGACAATTCCATACATGACGCCCATTTTCAAATCGCCTGGAGCGAGATATATAACGCCTGCCGCGATACCAAGGATAATGGACAGTACCGGGGCCAGACGACTCGAAAGGCCGAGCCCTTTTGCTATTTCCACTAATCCGACAATGACGGCCACGATCATAACCTCAGTGATCTCCATATTCATCTCTTCCTCCTCTCCGGTTTACGCATCTCTCAGTTCATAGCTCCACCCGTGTTCTTGGAACCATGTCTCCGCACGCGCCAAATTTTCGCCGCTTAACGTTCCTGTAACCGCATAAGACGTGCCATTATTTAAAAACTGAATCTGTGCCCAAAATCTCTTCTCCAGGAACATCTGAGAGAGCTCATGAATAGCGGCTATACTCAATCCGCCTGTAACGATTTTCTTTTTGCCAGAGGATTCAGGCGCTTCTCGGCCAGTTACTGTCTCCACGATTGCAGACATGACATTTTCTTTCTTATTCAAAAGTCTCCGCATATCGTCAGGATTCGTGATAAAAGCCAGCTCTATTAATATGGCCGGGGCGTTCGTGGAATTAAGCACCCGAAGCTCTTTCCGTTCCTTAGCTCCTCTGTCCCTAATTCCAACGGCCTCAGAGATTGCCCGGCTAACGCTTGCGGACAAGGCTTGTTGATCGTAATAAAGAACTTCTACCCCTGTAGCCGTTGATGCGGCCGCGTTAAGATGCAAGGAAATGTCTAATCTTCCATCTTTATCGTAGCTGTTACAATTGCGGACGATGTTGGCCAGGTTCTCATTCTGCGTTTTCCCCATGTCATCCGTAGTGCAGGCAACAGCTTGTCCCGCTTGCGTGAAGGCATCTATGAGCATGGCTGCAAATTCTCTGGCGACTTCATGTTCCTTGTAGCCGCATCCGGTTGCGCCCGGAACAAATGCGTTGTGCCCCGCATGGACGGTAATCATTTTATATCCCATGTTTCTCTCTCCCTTTGTAACAATGTGTGATCTTTTGATGTCCTTTCTCATTGCAAATCTTCCTTGCAGTTACACCTAAAATATACCTTTCGAGATTCCCGAAGGATGAAATATATTTTCGCCTATGAATGAAAATGTCTATGCTTTTTTGGGGAAAGCGAGAGGCATGTAAATGAAGTGGCAACCGCGCAGCCCTGTGGACAGCTTGGACAGAAGTGGGGGCAAGCTACAAGACCATTCGCTATTCAGGCAAAGAGCTGGATGCCACAGGACTGTTTTATAACGGATTCCGCTAAGCTGGCTGAATGCGGACCCGGCCGGAACAGTAAATAGATTGAACGCGTCCCGCATGGTGAGGATTAAGCCTATAAGTTTGATGGATCTGGATGGGAATGCGCCAATAAACATGGCGGATTATTGTGCCGAGGATAGAATAGCTTTTAAAGGACACCTTCAGGACAAATGTAAAAAGCATCAGAGCTGGATTTAAGCTGCTGATGCTTATTTATTGGACCGAACGAAGTCTCTGCAAGTACGAATGGAGCTCGGTATTGTTATTACCCCCGTTTTTATAGAGAAAGATTAAGTAATTGTTTAATAGACTTTAGATCTTTCAGCATAAGTTTGTCTGGAATCCAAATTACAGGAATTTGATTATTACTGATTTTGTAATTGGTTATAATGAAATCGAATTTCATCGTATTGCCTGGTTCAGTTTGAAGGTTGAGCACGTTGCCCAATTCATTATTTAATTTATGATAAATAAATTTTTTCCAATTTGTTGGTCCGGATAAAAGCAATAAAACCTTTTTTTTATATTTGGATAGGAGAATAGATAAAATATGAAACGTGATGTGGTAAGTCTCATCTTCAGATAATCTATTTTCATTAATTTCTTTATTCCATGCGACAATAAGAGGGTGAATGATGTTGTACCCCTCTATTAATTCATGAGGAATCGTCTTGAATTTACCCCAAAAGTATTCTAACGGTAAATTGAGATTTTTAAATATATAGATCTTGTGGAAAGAAAAATGGATGTTATGTCTTATTTCTTCTATTACTTTGGCATTCATATTTACTTCACTTGAAATCATGTCAATTAAAGCAAGGTGCTTATCGTAAAGTTGTTTATATGATCCAAGATAGTAATTCTTGATTTTACTTTTTTCATTATCATCCCCCTCGGAGATGAGGAAAAAAAATAGAGAAAAAAAGGAAAGTTCATTTTGGCGGAAGCTAACCTTATAGAAATTTTCAATCTCAGAGATAATAGCATAGGTGCAGTCTAACTTATCAGAGCTAAATATGTAGTCAATATTAAAATTTTTAGAAATAAAATGTTTACATATATTTCTATTTACAGACACATTGATAAGTATCGTTAATAGATTATAATCGATCTCAATGTTATAAAAACTAATATAGTTCTCAATTTTCTGTTGCAGTTTTAGGTCCGTTTTAAAGATTTCTTTATACTTTTGCACGTGGAAAAAGAAAATCATGTAGAAGTATCTAATATTCAGTTCCTTTCCAATTAATTGAATCGTTGTTCTGAAATTAAAATCCAGTTTAAAGTGTCTAAGTACTTTTCTAAAATTATTCAATTTTTTCTTCAATGTTAGTTTATCTAAGTATAGTATTTGAGACCATTTTTCCAGGCTATAATATTTTTGATTGAATATACCGCATAAAATGTTGTAAAGTTCACTGTTTATTAAGTAAGTAGCGATAATATTGGAGATCTGATCTAAAGGATCTTTTTTTAAAATGTACCCTTTAGAATTAATGCTTACTATATCCCAGTTATTTGGAAGAGAATGTTTTAATTGAGAAATGTCATTTATAATCGTTCTGCTTGTACATTGCAGCTTATGGGCTAAAACACATGAAGATACTATTCCTTCGCTATCTATCAAGGATTCCAATATTTGAATTTTTCGAATAGCTGCTTTATTTTGAATTAAGTGAGCGGTGAAATTATTCATGTAGTCTCCCCCTCGAAAAGCGATAACCGGTCAATGTGCAGATGTTAGTATCCTTTGTTGATGCAAATCCCCGAAACCTGTCTTTGTAACAATGTTTGTCTCCTTAATAAAAATTTTTATTATTTTTCTCCTTCTCATAAATTAATATTTCAGTTAGAAAATAACGTAATTTTACAAAGAAAAAACATACATAATTTCATTAATAGATGAAAATATGTATGTTTTTTTATATGTTTGTATTGGTCAACTTAAGTTGTGCAAGGGGATTACCAGTGAATGCGGCGAGCAGGAAATCGCTGGGGGTCTTCCTGAGCTAAAAAGAGATCTCGCGTCTTCTTCTGCAGACTTTGCGCTTACCTCTTACGTGTCTCCGGACTCGAGAACGCGCAGTTCTTGTTCTCTTTCTGTGGGACTTTTTCTTTTTCCTCCGCTTTCTTTTTATTTTTACTCTATTTTGCCGTGTCAAGATTGAACGGTGGGGCGCTTGCAGGAGACGCGTGTCCTCTTCAGGTATCTGGGAAAGTGAATGCTCTGATGTTGGCAACGGTGGAGTATCAGCCTCTACGGCCTGTGAGATGGAGTCATCCGTTGTTGACAAGTGGGAACTATCCGTTTCGGAGTTCAGGGCGGAGCGGATGGCTGGTAGTTGGCCATAATGAATAACTTGAAGTATGCCATGGGCTTGAAGTTCTGCAATGCATCCAACAACCTGTGGATCAATGAATACGGCCATTTCCTCTTCTCTGGCCGTCGTCCAAGTGGATAGCCGGCGGACATCATCGTCAACATAGCCAGGATGGCATAAAAGCTCCGTTATTCCTTCCGGGATATTGCGTAGCAGGCTCAAGAGGTGGGGGACACCTGTCTGACTATCAAACGTATACATCAAAAGTTCATCTGTGGCCCATGGAAGTTCAGGGTCTGGACGGCTGGACGGCAGCCGCACAGGAAGCTGTTCGTGCTGCACGAGCTTTTTAACGAGAGAATACACGACTGGATTGTCTAAATGAATATGGTGGTGCGAATCGACATGTGTAGGACGGAGACCATGCTTCAGCATACGACCGTATTGGTTATCGAGTTCACAGGCGATATCATGAGCTCTCCATTCCGCGTGGTTCCCGTGAAAGGATCCTCCAGCCCGAACAAGGGAGGGAACAAGAAGAGGATTCGTCGCGGGCGTTCCATATGTTAAGTTGAAATGCAATCCCACTCCTAATGACGGAGCAGCTTTCGCTAATGACACGGCTTCCAGGAAGCCGGGAGTATTGACCATTAAGGAAGCGCTGCTTACAGTTCCGAGACGATGTGCTTCCATAATACCGCGATTAATGCTGCACGACAGCCCGAAGTCGTCGGCGTTAATAATAACGTATCGAGGCAAATCAATCCCACCTTGCTGTTTTGCTTATAATAGATGCTATCTCCGGAGCAATGGTCAGTGCATTTATCCTGTACAAACGATCTGTAAATTTGTGCCGATGTTAATCAAGACATCAAAAAAATAAAAAATGCCAAGTTCAAGGTTTACTTAGATGATTTGATCATCTTTGCCAAGTCAATGGAGTAAACATCTTTTCAAAGGAAAGTTAACGAAATTTGGATTTATTTGTTGGGTAGTGTTCACAAAACTCGAATTATATGGTAATCTATAGGTGGTCAATTATATGCAATGCCAAAGGAAGGTGAGGCTGTGAGTACCGTTGCTGCGAAGCCACAGAGCTTGGGGGAGCTAATACAGTACTATAGGCAGAAGAAGGAATTGAGTCTGTCGAAGCTGCAAGAAGCGGTCGGCATAGATAAAGGCAGCCTGTCGAGAATTGAAAACAGCGAGGTCAAACGCCCTGATTTTCAATCGATCCTGTCGATCGCTGCGGTATTGGATATTCCCCATGACGCCATCGTAGAACAGTACATCGAGATCGGACATAAATCGGAAGTCATTTACGCTATTTTACAGAATGAATTGACAACACTCGAGTATCCTTCGCTCATAACGAAAATTGCCGCCAAGTTTCTTGAATCGCCCAACGAAGACAGCCTGGATGCAGTAGAGAAGTTGTATCACACTGTAGACTCCATAGATCATGCCCCCACTCAACTATCGTTGTTCAACCTCATTGTCAATTACTCACGCGCCCATGGAATCATGCCTTACATTGCCAAAGGATTGTATCGGAAGTACATGATTGAACGAAATGATTTCAGCAGGTTGAAGGAAACGTATCAATCAGGGAAATATATTTTGGATTACGCTGATTTTCTCAATGACAGTGAAAAAATAACAATTAACTATAGTTTAGCGGTTCATGCATATAGTCTTATGCTCTACGACGACTCAATAAAGTTCAGTGAATACGTCATAAAGCATGATAAAGGGAAATACAAACCGTACGCAATTAATAATATCATCTTTTGCTATTACAATCTTAAGAGGTTTGAAGAAAGTGAACAATATTTGGAAGAGTACAAAAAGTTTGATCTTCCTTGTGTTATTGAAAATTCACCATTATTCGAAGCATTCATCAGTGAAAAAACAGGAAATATCAATTTATGCTTGAATCAATTGAGTGAATATTTAAAACACTCTTCCGAATACAATTTGGTCTATGTTGTATCTGAATTGTTCAGCTTACATATACAAGCCAACGACCCCGGCACTGCATTACAGCTGCTTGATTATGAAGAAAAAATGGTGAAGTCCCTGCAAGACATTCGTACAACACCTGATAAAAGAGCAAAGTTGGCTGATTTTTATCAATTAGCGGGAAATATCCTTTTACAACAAAGTGCCGAGAGAGCTTTTGACTATTACCTTAAAAGTTTCGCTGAATATCTGAAAATTGGATTATATGAAAAAGCTTTTGAAAGCATTACCTTTATCAATCAAGCGATAATAGGTGATTCATCACTATTGGATATTGAACTTGTAAAAAAGATAAATTCTATGTATATGCAGGCTATAAACAAAAAAATTAGAAAGGGTTGGTATACATGAAGAAGCTTATGTCAAAATTGCCGATTCTTTTCCTCGCCGTCCTGACAGCACCATGGGTGGTGGCTGATTTTATTAGTTATACAGCTCCGTGGATTTTACCAAAATAATTCAAGATAATACTATCTTAAAACGCCAGCCATGGCGTTTTTTTATATTTTATGTATAAAGTTGTTGCATATTAATCCAGAATCAAGTCATATTTACCAACTTCATCTATAATCAAGTCAAATAATACAGTTTATGGATGAGGTGTGGAAATGAACCATCAATCGGTATGCAAAGGCGATTTAATCCCTTTTACTTATAGCTATGAGAAAGCTGGCTGTTTAATTGAAATCATTGAGAGCACCCGACAGGAGCTTATAGAAGTAGCCACGGAAAAAGAATGTCTTACTGACGAAACTGTTGTAAGATTAAGCCAAAAGTTGGACACATACCTTTTGGAATTTCAAAGAAGGAGCTGCGGCTAGAAGAACAGGATCTGATATTCCGGATTATTAGGGGAAGGTGAGGCTGTGAATACCGGTGCTGTGAAGCCTAAAAGCTTGGGGGAGTTAATTAAGTCTTATCTGCAAATGAATATCGACATTGCAGATCAGTACATTGAGATTGAGCATAAACCTGAAGTCATTTACTCTATTTTGCAGAACGAATTGGAAACACTCGAACATCCAGCATTAATACCCGAAATAGCCGCCAAGTTTCTAGAATCATCAAATGGCGCGGATGGAGTAAAGAAGCTGTACCGATCAATAGACTCCGTAGATGATACCTCGATTCAATTATCCGTGTATAACCTTATTATTGACTACTCGCGCGCTCATGGAATTTTGCCCTATATTGCCAAGGGATTAAATCGTAAATACATGATTGAGCGTAATGACTTCAGCAAATTGAAAGAGACCTATCAACTGGGAAAGTATGTATTGGACTATGCACAGTTTCTTAACGACAAAGAACGAATCAATTTTTATTATTATATAGGTGTTCATGCATTCAGTTTAATGAATTATGACGAATCTGTTTTTTATATGAAACATGTAGTGGAGCACGATAACCCAGAGTATAGTCAATGTGTGGCTTATGCTTATTTCGGGCTCTGCAGTTCTTTCTATTATATGGGTGATTACAAGGCTAGCCAATTCTACCTTGATGAGTATAGTAAGTATCCTTTTCCCGATGTGGCCGATAATGTGCATTTTACGTCGGCTTGTATAGAAGGCAAGAAGGGGAACATTGAAAATTCGATTTGTAAGTTAAGATCTTATTTACAAAAAACATCCGAATACAATATTATTTTTGCTGTTGTTGAACTTCTTGAACTGTATATACAAAAAAACGATTCTCATTCGGCAAAGACGCTTCTTGCTTATGAACAACAAATGGTAAAGTCGTTGCAGGATATTCGGACAACGCCTTTCAAACGCTCCTTTTTAGCTCGTTATTACCAGCTTATGGGGGATATCTTGTATCACGAAGATATGGAAAAATCGTTGGATTATTACATGAAAAGCGTTTTGGAATATGCGGGCATTGGTCAATATGATAATTCAGTCAACAGCCTTAGCTATATCTTTCAAGCAATTGCGAAGGGTGCAATTGTAGATAAGGAGACCTTAAACAAACTTGAATCGTCAATAAAATCAGTGGGGCAACTCTTATGGTCCCGCTCCGCATATTTGGTTGACATGGCATCGCGGTGTTCATGGGAAGTAGCCCGGGGATAAGGGGAAGTTAAAGATATTCAGACGCCGTGTGGCGTCTTAAATTGTTGAGAAAACCCTGTCTTTTTCTAAAAAGTACAGGGTTTCTCACAGGAGAAGGACTCACGTAACGAACCTTCCGATGAACCCGGCCACGGTTTTCTCGTACGTTGCCCGATCCATCCGGTATGCTTCTCCATGTCCGGCTTTCGGAACGATGTATAGCTCTTTCTCGGCGGAGCAATTTTCGTAAACTTTATGCACCATCTCCGTCGGCACGAACGTATCGTTGGCCCCATGAATGAAGAGAGTCGGCGTTTTCGACTTTTTCACCTGCTCCAGCGCGGAGGCTTCGCCGAAAAAGTACCCTGCCCGCAGTCTGGTCAGCAGGCTGGTGGTATCCACGATCGGGAATGCCGGAAGATGATACATGCGCCGTAACTGGAAGGAAAGCTGATCCTTCACAGAGGTATAACCGCAGTCTTCGACGATGGCTTTTACGTTCGGCGGCAAGTCCTCACCGCTGGTCATCATCACGGTTGCCCCTCCCATCGACACGCCGTGGAGAACGATTTGCGAATTCGCCCCATTCGCGTCCAAAACCCGCTGAATCCATTTCAAATAATCCTTACGTTCGGGCCAGCCGAAACCGATATAATGGCCTTCGCTTTCCCCATGCCCCCGAGCATCTGGGAGCAGGATGTTGTAGCCCCATTTATCGTGGTACATTCTGGCGTAACCGCTCATTTGCGTTGCGTTCCCGGAGTATCCGTGCGCGATGATGACCGTTTTGTC contains the following coding sequences:
- a CDS encoding ADP-ribosyltransferase; protein product: MIDFRIDTVKAKKWGEKKYSRWKSALTENEKRQITDYTKNANPINSYLRENNGNLGANPNMDEKIELLDKALYKSKLNDTITVYRGTDGIIFGEEFQTTLMKGNKVNEEVARKIKGQFEGTMLLERGYLSTSIVLGNNFLARNVLIELKVPKGESAGYVDPISYFPGQLEMLLPRNTQYYIDNIRTIVNGGSQRLKVEARIIR
- a CDS encoding alpha/beta hydrolase, producing MKKKMVTGFISLIVLVIVILTAGSFYFYHVAIARAPKDFLSDNPDLKTSPEVEESKETTRADKDWWNNQSFERWEMDSDDGIHLKAYYLPASKPSDKTVIIAHGYSGNATQMSGYARMYHDKWGYNILLPDARGHGESEGHYIGFGWPERKDYLKWIQRVLDANGANSQIVLHGVSMGGATVMMTSGEDLPPNVKAIVEDCGYTSVKDQLSFQLRRMYHLPAFPIVDTTSLLTRLRAGYFFGEASALEQVKKSKTPTLFIHGANDTFVPTEMVHKVYENCSAEKELYIVPKAGHGEAYRMDRATYEKTVAGFIGRFVT
- a CDS encoding helix-turn-helix domain-containing protein, whose amino-acid sequence is MNNFTAHLIQNKAAIRKIQILESLIDSEGIVSSCVLAHKLQCTSRTIINDISQLKHSLPNNWDIVSINSKGYILKKDPLDQISNIIATYLINSELYNILCGIFNQKYYSLEKWSQILYLDKLTLKKKLNNFRKVLRHFKLDFNFRTTIQLIGKELNIRYFYMIFFFHVQKYKEIFKTDLKLQQKIENYISFYNIEIDYNLLTILINVSVNRNICKHFISKNFNIDYIFSSDKLDCTYAIISEIENFYKVSFRQNELSFFSLFFFLISEGDDNEKSKIKNYYLGSYKQLYDKHLALIDMISSEVNMNAKVIEEIRHNIHFSFHKIYIFKNLNLPLEYFWGKFKTIPHELIEGYNIIHPLIVAWNKEINENRLSEDETYHITFHILSILLSKYKKKVLLLLSGPTNWKKFIYHKLNNELGNVLNLQTEPGNTMKFDFIITNYKISNNQIPVIWIPDKLMLKDLKSIKQLLNLSL
- a CDS encoding transposase; translated protein: MNMEITEVMIVAVIVGLVEIAKGLGLSSRLAPVLSIILGIAAGVIYLAPGDLKMGVMYGIVCGLTSCGLYSTGKSALRK
- a CDS encoding helix-turn-helix domain-containing protein; its protein translation is MPKEGEAVSTVAAKPQSLGELIQYYRQKKELSLSKLQEAVGIDKGSLSRIENSEVKRPDFQSILSIAAVLDIPHDAIVEQYIEIGHKSEVIYAILQNELTTLEYPSLITKIAAKFLESPNEDSLDAVEKLYHTVDSIDHAPTQLSLFNLIVNYSRAHGIMPYIAKGLYRKYMIERNDFSRLKETYQSGKYILDYADFLNDSEKITINYSLAVHAYSLMLYDDSIKFSEYVIKHDKGKYKPYAINNIIFCYYNLKRFEESEQYLEEYKKFDLPCVIENSPLFEAFISEKTGNINLCLNQLSEYLKHSSEYNLVYVVSELFSLHIQANDPGTALQLLDYEEKMVKSLQDIRTTPDKRAKLADFYQLAGNILLQQSAERAFDYYLKSFAEYLKIGLYEKAFESITFINQAIIGDSSLLDIELVKKINSMYMQAINKKIRKGWYT
- a CDS encoding aspartyl-phosphate phosphatase Spo0E family protein, which codes for MNHQSVCKGDLIPFTYSYEKAGCLIEIIESTRQELIEVATEKECLTDETVVRLSQKLDTYLLEFQRRSCG
- a CDS encoding N-acetylmuramoyl-L-alanine amidase — protein: MRKDIKRSHIVTKGERNMGYKMITVHAGHNAFVPGATGCGYKEHEVAREFAAMLIDAFTQAGQAVACTTDDMGKTQNENLANIVRNCNSYDKDGRLDISLHLNAAASTATGVEVLYYDQQALSASVSRAISEAVGIRDRGAKERKELRVLNSTNAPAILIELAFITNPDDMRRLLNKKENVMSAIVETVTGREAPESSGKKKIVTGGLSIAAIHELSQMFLEKRFWAQIQFLNNGTSYAVTGTLSGENLARAETWFQEHGWSYELRDA
- a CDS encoding carbohydrate deacetylase, translating into MPRYVIINADDFGLSCSINRGIMEAHRLGTVSSASLMVNTPGFLEAVSLAKAAPSLGVGLHFNLTYGTPATNPLLVPSLVRAGGSFHGNHAEWRAHDIACELDNQYGRMLKHGLRPTHVDSHHHIHLDNPVVYSLVKKLVQHEQLPVRLPSSRPDPELPWATDELLMYTFDSQTGVPHLLSLLRNIPEGITELLCHPGYVDDDVRRLSTWTTAREEEMAVFIDPQVVGCIAELQAHGILQVIHYGQLPAIRSALNSETDSSHLSTTDDSISQAVEADTPPLPTSEHSLSQIPEEDTRLLQAPHRSILTRQNRVKIKRKRRKKKKSHRKRTRTARSRVRRHVRGKRKVCRRRREISF